In one window of Acidobacteriota bacterium DNA:
- the malQ gene encoding 4-alpha-glucanotransferase yields MSQRLRSGRHAGVLVPLFSIPSSRSWGIGEIPDLVPLGRWVAACGADFIQMLPVNAMADESNSPYSATSAMAFDPIYIAVDALDEFAGLGGEASLDENDRAVLDAARSAARVEYGLVRGLKRRVLERTFTRFSAVDIAGATPRARAFAGYCDAEAWWLDDFSLFCAIRSELHGAPWWDWPPGLRDRDPEALAAARRSLAARVTFSQYLQWVAETQWHAARAGLGGVSLVGDLPFMVAADSADVWTAQHAFRLDATVGVPPDAFSPTGQDWGLPVYRWDVLEADDYAWIRRRAERTARLFDGFRVDHLVGLYRTYVIPRDGSPHYFVPAEESAQTKQGERLLDLYAAPGARVIAEDLGTVPDFVRASLERLGVAGYKVLRWERDWHAHGQPFLDPAGYPAHSVATTGTHDTETLVAWWDEAGREEREAVLALPALARRGFSATDAASPALVDAVLEMLARARSDLLILPIQDVFGWTARINTPATVGPDNWSFRLDGPVEVVLESEDALARAATLAAWMREAGRLPAGR; encoded by the coding sequence ATGAGCCAACGACTCCGTTCAGGGCGGCACGCCGGCGTGCTGGTGCCGCTCTTCTCCATTCCGTCTTCCCGCAGCTGGGGCATCGGCGAGATTCCCGATCTGGTGCCTCTTGGCCGCTGGGTGGCGGCCTGCGGCGCCGACTTCATCCAGATGCTGCCCGTCAACGCGATGGCCGACGAGTCGAACTCGCCGTATTCGGCGACGAGCGCGATGGCCTTCGACCCGATCTACATCGCCGTCGATGCGCTCGACGAGTTCGCGGGTCTCGGAGGCGAAGCGTCGCTCGACGAGAACGACCGCGCGGTGCTCGACGCCGCCCGCTCGGCGGCTCGCGTCGAGTACGGCCTCGTGCGCGGCCTGAAGCGACGGGTGCTCGAGCGGACCTTCACGCGGTTCTCGGCCGTCGACATCGCCGGGGCCACGCCTCGCGCTCGTGCCTTTGCCGGCTACTGTGACGCGGAGGCGTGGTGGCTCGACGACTTCTCGCTCTTCTGTGCCATCAGGTCGGAGCTGCACGGCGCGCCGTGGTGGGACTGGCCGCCGGGGCTGCGCGACCGCGACCCGGAGGCGCTCGCCGCGGCGCGACGGTCGCTTGCCGCCCGCGTCACCTTCTCGCAGTACCTGCAGTGGGTGGCCGAGACGCAGTGGCACGCCGCGCGCGCCGGACTCGGCGGCGTCTCGCTCGTCGGAGACCTGCCGTTCATGGTCGCTGCTGACAGCGCCGACGTGTGGACGGCCCAGCACGCCTTCCGCCTCGACGCGACGGTCGGCGTGCCGCCCGATGCCTTCAGCCCCACGGGACAGGACTGGGGACTGCCCGTCTATCGATGGGACGTGCTCGAGGCCGACGACTACGCGTGGATCCGGCGCCGTGCCGAGCGCACGGCCCGGCTCTTCGACGGCTTCCGCGTCGATCACCTCGTCGGCCTCTACCGCACCTACGTCATCCCTCGCGACGGATCGCCCCACTACTTCGTGCCGGCGGAGGAGTCGGCGCAGACGAAACAGGGCGAGCGGCTGCTCGACCTCTACGCGGCGCCCGGCGCGCGCGTCATCGCCGAGGACCTCGGCACGGTGCCCGACTTCGTCCGGGCGTCACTCGAGCGCCTAGGCGTCGCCGGCTACAAGGTGCTGCGATGGGAGCGCGATTGGCACGCGCACGGCCAGCCGTTCCTCGACCCCGCCGGATACCCGGCGCACTCGGTGGCCACCACCGGCACGCACGACACCGAGACGCTGGTCGCCTGGTGGGACGAGGCCGGCCGCGAGGAGCGCGAGGCCGTCCTGGCGCTCCCGGCGCTCGCCCGCCGTGGGTTCTCAGCAACCGACGCCGCGTCGCCGGCCCTCGTCGACGCCGTGCTCGAAATGCTCGCGCGCGCGCGTTCGGACCTCCTCATCCTGCCCATTCAGGACGTCTTCGGATGGACCGCGCGCATCAACACCCCGGCCACAGTCGGACCAGACAACTGGAGCTTC